From the genome of Gimesia chilikensis:
GACCGGATTACTGATCACCGCCCGCTATTTCCTGCCGGCGGAATCGGCCCCCCAGGGAGAGACACTCCCGCTCGTGCTGGCCTGGTTTCTGGTCGCAATCCTGTTCTTCACGTCTCAATTTACCGACTGCGCCCGTTCGCTACGACTCGACCGGTTTGACGCAGCTGTCTGGTTGCTGGTACTGGGGCAGGCGCTGTCAGTCCTGGTAATGATCCTCTTTTATGAAGGTCAACAACGGGCGGCCCTCCACATGCTCTGGGAGTGGATGGCCCTCGGGTTGTCGTTTTCTCTATTCCGCCGCATCGTAAGGTTCCCCGCTCAACGGATGACCTTTCTGCATTGTTTCATGGCCACCATCGTCCTGCTCTCCCTCTACGGAATCTGGCAACATCACTGGATGTACAAGCAGCTCGCCCGGGAATATCAGTCGGTAAGGCAGCAGTACGATGCCGCCGTCACTCCAGAAACGCAGGCGAAATTCCAACACGAACTCATCTCAATGGGGGTCCCCGCGAATGCCCTCAGTGGCAGCGGCCGAAAGCAGTTCGAAGCGCGCCTCTTGGACAGTAGCGAACCGCTGGGTATGTTTGCCCTGGCTAACACCTTTGCCGGCCTGCTCACTGTCGGGTTCTTGATCGCCGTAGGACTGAGTGTCCACAGTCTCCTGCCCCCCAGAACCGAAGGTAGTCCGCCAGTGGATCGTAACAGGTTCCAGATCGCGGTCTACCTGATCTCGACCATGCTCATAAGCTACTGTCTGATTCTGACGAAAAGTCGTAGTGCCTGGGGCGGGGCTCTGGCGGGCCTGGTCTGTCTGGGTCTGCTGAAACTGCTGCAACGTCAACGCCTCCGTCAGACCACGCAGCGGCTTTCCCGCAAACAACTGATCACAGGCGTCACTCTGGTTGCCTGTGTGCTGGTCGGATTTTTCCTGCTCGCCACACTCAGCGGCGGCTTCGACCGCGCCGTTCTTTCCGAAGCCCCCAAGTCACTCCAGTACCGCATCGAATACTGGACCGGGACCTGGGACGTCATTAAAGAAAACCTGATGTGGGGCACCGGTCCGGGCAATTTTCGCGAACACTATCTCAAATATAAGCTCCCCGGTTCGAGTGAGGAAATCGCCGATCCACACAACCTGTTTCTCGACGTCTGGGCGAATGCCGGTTTGATTGCTCTGGCCGGTCTTTTATTAATCATCACGCTGGCAGGCTATCAGTGGTTCCTGAAGCCGCTGCTCCAAAAGCAGCCGTCAGACTCAAGATCTCCCGTGAATGATGAAGCTGATTCCTTCCAGCGTTTGGCGCTGGTTCTGGGTTTTGCTTTCACATTTCCCCTGCTCTGGATTCTGCAGCTCTTTCTGTCGGGCATCGATGAATCGGTGCTCTGGCTGTTTCTTCCCGGCTGGGTTGTCATTTATGTCCTGCTGCGAGGCGGAAGGAAACAGACCGCCGACCAAGCTGTACTGGATCTGTCTCCTACATCATTGATCCCCCTTTCACTGGCAGCCGGATTTGTCGCTCTCTCTGTGCATCTACTGGTGGCGGGTGGCATCGCGATGCCCGCCATCACCCAGACCTGGCTACTCCTGCTCGCGCTGGCTTTCCCGGTGACACCCGCTCCGTCTCCCGAAAATTCAGAACAGGTCGACTCGGAACAAGCACAACAGCGCCCCACCCAAAGTGTACATAAGAAAACCCTGGCTCTCGCTTTATGTGGTCTGTTATTGATTTTATTCGTGATGAGCGACTTTGCGCCAACATTTCAGAGTCAATCGCTCGTAAAGAGAGCAGAGCAGACGCTCATGCGTGGGCAGTCGGCTCGGATTGCGCAACAGCTATTCAGTCAGGCCGGTCAGGCGGACCCGTTCTCCCCCGAACCCTGGCAGGCCCTGGCTGAGCTGAAATTTAGAGAGGGAGTCCAGAATCGACAGGCTTTCGAGGAGGCTGTTTCTTTTAAACAGGCAGCCATTCAGCGAAATCCGTTGAGTCCGCTCAACTATTTTGAGCTGGGACGTCGGTACCATGAACAGTTCGAAGCATCTCATCAGCAGGAGGATCTGACCGACGCGATCGAAAATCTCAATCGGGCCGTTTCCGGTTACCCGCATAATGCCCGCTACCGCGCTCTGCTGGCGGAGGCCTTCCACGCAGCGGGACAAATCAGCGAAAGCCGGAAACAGGCCGAACAGGCACTCGAACTCGATCAGGCCAACCGCAGTGCACAACACGTGGACAAATATCTGACAGACGAAACGGTAAGTCGCATGAAACAAATAATTAACGAGAGACAAACGAATCAGAATTGAACTCAACCATGCTTGGGCTCATAATGACATAAGGTTTGATTACAGACTTGTTTTTATTGCTGGTATTTTAATTCTTTCTTCGTTGGTGTCACAATGAATTTTCGAACTGTTACAACTGTGGTTGTTCTGTTTATCGCCCTCGCGGGTACCGTCTGGCTGGGCCGGACCAATAGTGAACTCAAGACAGTTGCCCCCGTCAAACCAGCCTCCGAGCCGGATGAGAAGCGTCCTAAAATCGCACCTAACGGACCGTATCCCAAAGCAGTCGTACCACAGCCGATCTACTTCTTCGGCAGCATGGCAGTCGGGCAGTCCATGTCCCACAAATTTGTTATCAAAAATGAAGGCGAAGTTCCACTCGAAGTTCAGAAAGGGGCCACCACCTGTAAATGTACTCTGAGTGAGATGCAGGACAATCTGGTCCCGCCTGGCAAACATATTGAAGTCGAACTCACCTGGACCCCTAAAGCAGCTCAGGAACGCTTCGGCCAGACCGCGACGATTTACACCAATGATCCGGAGAAAAAAGAAATCAAACTCCAGATCGAAGGAGCCGCAAACAGCCTGATCTCCTTTACGGGCGATTATCAGGGGTCTGCCAACTGGGCCTTACCAGTCATGAGCAGCACGGAACCAGTTAAATACACCGGAAAGATTCATACGAAATATCTGGACGAATTCAAAATTCTGGAAATCGAAGCCGATCACCCCGGCCTCTCTTCCACCTTCCGACCGCTCACCAAACAGGAACTCAAAGAAGTGGACGCCAAGACCGGCTACGCGGTTGAAGTCACCGCAGATCCGGATAAATTCCCCCTGGGTGGTTTCAACGAACGCATGCTGCTCAAAACTGACATCCCCAACGAGCCACACGACCACCCAGAGGGCGAAGGACATGATCATAAACATGACGCCGATCCGGGAACCCGGGATTTCATCATCCAGGTTTCGGGAAATCACACCGGCCCCATCCGCATCGTCCCCACTTTCGGCGTCCGCTGGGATCCGGCCAGTATGCATCTGAATCTGGGCGAGTTTTCAGCAGAAAAAGGCAAAACAGCGGTCCTCTCCATGTTCGTGGAAGGGCTTGACGAACCACTGAAAATCCTCGATCAGCAGATCGAGCCAGGCTCCCTCAAATTTGAAATCGAAAAAGACGAATCCTTTGATTCCAAAAATAAACAGCGCTACTTACTGAAATTTATCATTCCTGAAGGGCTACCTCCTGTCTCATTTGGCCGTGGGAATCTGGCAAAGGTGAAATTAAGCACCAACCACCCCCGCGCCAAAAACATCGAGTTCAAGGTTCAGTTCATTTCACTGTAAGCAGTATAAATTTCAATATGTTACCAATTCAGAACACCCAGGCGTTCACCTGTCTGGGATGGATCTGAATTGTCAGATCAACCTCCCGGGCCAGAGGTAGATCGACTTTGACGCAAAACCATGTTTTGAACTAAGATAAACCATGCGGAGTTCCTCCTGCATCGTTATGTTACTCAATCAATTCCATGGAAGGCCGCACTGAATGTCTTACCTGCCACAATCCTCTTTCACCTGCCTGCTGGCACTCTTACTGACTCTCCTTCTCGGATGCGAAGGGCAATCAACACCGCCCGCCACCACGGAAACAGCCACCGATACAACTCCGCAGAGCACTGCTCAGACAGAACCAGAACCGTCTGCAGAGAAAACCCCGGCGGAAACAACCAGTCCCAAGCAGCCAACCGTTAAATCTGAGGAAAAACAGACTCCAGTCGCCGCGGGGCACACGCCAGCCAAATCAGAAAAAACTCCCCCGAAATCATCTGATACACCTCCGCCCAAACCAATCTTCGAAGGCTGGCCCACTCCTAAATTGGCTATCGTCCTGACCGGCGAACGCCACGGATATCTGGAACCCTGTGGTTGCACACAAAACCAGACAGGCGGCGTCTCACTACTCGCTAATCTCTTCAAGCAGATTGAAGACCGTAAGTGGCCCGTTACTGCCTTTGACCTGGGCGGTCTGGTCAAACGCAACCGCCGACAGAGTCAGATCAAATACGAAACCATACTGGCTGCCATGAAAGACATGAAGTATGGCGGAGTGGCCCTCGGACCGGAAGAACTTCGTTTTGGAGCCGACATCTTTCTGCAGTTGCACAATCCGGATCCCCCACAGCCTGATACCACACCAACCTTCCTCGCGGCAAATCTCCTGGTCCTGGAGACCCCCGAACTGGGCAAAACCAAATTCAAAGTTGTTGAGACGAATGGAGTCAAAATCGCCGTCACATCCATTCTGGGGAAAAGTCGCAAAGGACAGTTTCCAGACATTACCTGGCAGGAACCCGCCAAAGTTCTGCCCGAAGTCATCAAAGAAATGCAGGCCACCAAACCAGACCTGATGTTATTGTTGTCGCAATCCAGCAAGGATGAATCCAAGGAACTCGCCAAGCAGTTCCCAGAGTTCGACATTCTGCTCACTGCCGGCGGCGTGGAAGACCCACTGGGTGATCCCGAGTATATTGGCAAAACGATGATGGTCGACGTAGGGCACAAAGGAAAAAGCGCCGGCGTGGTCGGCTACTATCCCGACGCCGATGCCAAAGGCGATCCCAGGAAACGTTTCCGCTTTACGGTCATCTCTCTCGACCGACAGCGGTTTAAAGAAACACCGAAAATGGCCGAACACATGCAGTTCTATCAGGATCGCCTCAAGCAGGAAGATCTGGCTGCTAAAGAACTGCCGATTGACCACCCCCGCGGAGCGACCTTCGTCGGAGCGGAAAAGTGTGGTGAATGCCACACCAAAGCCTATGAAAAATGGTTAACGACCGCCCACGCCCATGCCTACGAGAGCCTGATCAACGGCCGTAAGGATCAGATCGAACGGGGAGATAAAATCATCTCCCGCATCTATGATCCCGAGTGTCTCTCCTGCCACGTCACCGGCTGGCATCCGCAGGAAGTCATCCGCTACAAAAGCGGCTTCGTCAACAAACAACAGTCACCGCATCTGCTCGGACAGCAATGTGAAAACTGTCATGGCCCGGGAAGCGGACACATTGAACTCATCGATATGGACAAAGTCGAAGAGGCCAAAAAAGTCATGCGGGTCACGCTTGCCGAAGCCAAGAAAACCACCTGCTATCAGTGTCACGATCTGGATAACAGCCCGAAGTTTGAATTCGATTCTTACTGGGAAAAGATCAAACACCCCTGGCGGGACTGATCCGGGACCAGTTACCAACACTACAGACTTCTACTTTCATCAGAGACGTTCCCCCATGCTGGAAATCGAACAGAAATTTCGAATCCCCAATCAATCGCAGCTGCTTGTGCAACTCGAACAGATTGGTGCTGAGCAGGGTGCGACGCTGGATCAGGAAGACTACTACTTCGCTCATCCCAGTCGGAACTTTGTCGAAACCGATGAAGCACTCCGCATCCGCCGGATTGGCACAGAGAATCACATTACCTACAAAGGCCCGAAGCGGGCCACGGTCAGCAAGATCCGCAAAGAGATCGAGCTGGCATTCGAAACGGGCCCCGAGGCTCTGGCCCAGTTGAAAGAGATGCTCGAACTCCTCGGCTTCCAGCCCGTGCGAAATGTGAAAAAACAGCGGACTCCCTTTTCGTTTCAACACGAGCAGCGTCACTTCGAGATCACCATTGACGAAGTCGAAGGGCTCGGCACCTTTGCCGAAGTAGAAACTCTGGCAGAAGAAGCGGAACTGGAACAGGCCGAAGCTGCAGTCATCCAGCTGGCAGAACAACTCGGG
Proteins encoded in this window:
- a CDS encoding O-antigen ligase family protein; translated protein: MSKRRKQNRSQPEASSTALPDAAPISLGLFCDAKLLFLTGLLITARYFLPAESAPQGETLPLVLAWFLVAILFFTSQFTDCARSLRLDRFDAAVWLLVLGQALSVLVMILFYEGQQRAALHMLWEWMALGLSFSLFRRIVRFPAQRMTFLHCFMATIVLLSLYGIWQHHWMYKQLAREYQSVRQQYDAAVTPETQAKFQHELISMGVPANALSGSGRKQFEARLLDSSEPLGMFALANTFAGLLTVGFLIAVGLSVHSLLPPRTEGSPPVDRNRFQIAVYLISTMLISYCLILTKSRSAWGGALAGLVCLGLLKLLQRQRLRQTTQRLSRKQLITGVTLVACVLVGFFLLATLSGGFDRAVLSEAPKSLQYRIEYWTGTWDVIKENLMWGTGPGNFREHYLKYKLPGSSEEIADPHNLFLDVWANAGLIALAGLLLIITLAGYQWFLKPLLQKQPSDSRSPVNDEADSFQRLALVLGFAFTFPLLWILQLFLSGIDESVLWLFLPGWVVIYVLLRGGRKQTADQAVLDLSPTSLIPLSLAAGFVALSVHLLVAGGIAMPAITQTWLLLLALAFPVTPAPSPENSEQVDSEQAQQRPTQSVHKKTLALALCGLLLILFVMSDFAPTFQSQSLVKRAEQTLMRGQSARIAQQLFSQAGQADPFSPEPWQALAELKFREGVQNRQAFEEAVSFKQAAIQRNPLSPLNYFELGRRYHEQFEASHQQEDLTDAIENLNRAVSGYPHNARYRALLAEAFHAAGQISESRKQAEQALELDQANRSAQHVDKYLTDETVSRMKQIINERQTNQN
- a CDS encoding DUF1573 domain-containing protein, which codes for MNFRTVTTVVVLFIALAGTVWLGRTNSELKTVAPVKPASEPDEKRPKIAPNGPYPKAVVPQPIYFFGSMAVGQSMSHKFVIKNEGEVPLEVQKGATTCKCTLSEMQDNLVPPGKHIEVELTWTPKAAQERFGQTATIYTNDPEKKEIKLQIEGAANSLISFTGDYQGSANWALPVMSSTEPVKYTGKIHTKYLDEFKILEIEADHPGLSSTFRPLTKQELKEVDAKTGYAVEVTADPDKFPLGGFNERMLLKTDIPNEPHDHPEGEGHDHKHDADPGTRDFIIQVSGNHTGPIRIVPTFGVRWDPASMHLNLGEFSAEKGKTAVLSMFVEGLDEPLKILDQQIEPGSLKFEIEKDESFDSKNKQRYLLKFIIPEGLPPVSFGRGNLAKVKLSTNHPRAKNIEFKVQFISL
- a CDS encoding multiheme c-type cytochrome, with translation MSYLPQSSFTCLLALLLTLLLGCEGQSTPPATTETATDTTPQSTAQTEPEPSAEKTPAETTSPKQPTVKSEEKQTPVAAGHTPAKSEKTPPKSSDTPPPKPIFEGWPTPKLAIVLTGERHGYLEPCGCTQNQTGGVSLLANLFKQIEDRKWPVTAFDLGGLVKRNRRQSQIKYETILAAMKDMKYGGVALGPEELRFGADIFLQLHNPDPPQPDTTPTFLAANLLVLETPELGKTKFKVVETNGVKIAVTSILGKSRKGQFPDITWQEPAKVLPEVIKEMQATKPDLMLLLSQSSKDESKELAKQFPEFDILLTAGGVEDPLGDPEYIGKTMMVDVGHKGKSAGVVGYYPDADAKGDPRKRFRFTVISLDRQRFKETPKMAEHMQFYQDRLKQEDLAAKELPIDHPRGATFVGAEKCGECHTKAYEKWLTTAHAHAYESLINGRKDQIERGDKIISRIYDPECLSCHVTGWHPQEVIRYKSGFVNKQQSPHLLGQQCENCHGPGSGHIELIDMDKVEEAKKVMRVTLAEAKKTTCYQCHDLDNSPKFEFDSYWEKIKHPWRD
- the cyaB gene encoding class IV adenylate cyclase, which translates into the protein MLEIEQKFRIPNQSQLLVQLEQIGAEQGATLDQEDYYFAHPSRNFVETDEALRIRRIGTENHITYKGPKRATVSKIRKEIELAFETGPEALAQLKEMLELLGFQPVRNVKKQRTPFSFQHEQRHFEITIDEVEGLGTFAEVETLAEEAELEQAEAAVIQLAEQLGLSSPIRTSYLGMLMQQAEDS